A stretch of the Gossypium hirsutum isolate 1008001.06 chromosome D07, Gossypium_hirsutum_v2.1, whole genome shotgun sequence genome encodes the following:
- the LOC121219550 gene encoding transcription factor bHLH62 yields MDNQFSLNAPPFHLEPSLSASYYLSSAMDIHATELNCSQHCEQPTDYYGLHFHFPLSSMPSQVGGFQGNNNISPLQGRSKSVTSQNESLLNPNADLEASKYWNSRKRTKTVETSASPTIAAKGSVRNQESDEKRSNPNTNTKPLEPPKDYIHVRARRGEATDSHSLAERVRREKISERMKLLQDLVPGCNKVIGKAVMLDEIIKYVQSLQRQVEFLSMKLASVNSRLDFKLDSVMSEDIFQSNNNFAHPISTIDSWASAAIFGQQQQQNLALHSNVSNGTMTQCSVQPMDTAIWPQLQHPVTSNQLPLS; encoded by the exons ATGGACAACCAGTTTTCCCTCAATGCACCACCATTCCACCTTGAACCCTCCCTATCAGCTTCCTACTACCTATCTTCCGCCATGGACATTCATGCAACCGAGCTGAATTGCTCCCAACATTGTGAACAACCAACTGATTATTATGGTCTACACTTCCACTTCCCCCTGAGTTCAATGCCATCTCAAGTTGGTGGTTTTCAAGGGAACAACAACATTTCTCCATTGCAGGGTCGATCAAAGTCTGTCACTTCTCAAAATGAATCATTACTGAATCCCAATGCTGATTTGGAAGCTTCAAAATATTGGAATTCAAGGAAAAGAACAAAAACAGTGGAAACTTCAGCTTCACCAACAATTGCTGCAAAG GGGTCTGTAAGAAACCAAGAATCAGATGAAAAACGGAGCAACCCTAATACCAATACTAAGCCTCTAGAACCTCCCAAGGACTATATTCATGTTAGAGCAAGAAGGGGTGAAGCCACTGACAGCCACAGTTTAGCTGAAAGA GTCCGTAGAGAGAAAATTAGTGAAAGAATGAAGCTTCTGCAAGATCTTGTTCCTGGTTGCAACAAG GTCATTGGAAAAGCAGTTATGCtggatgaaattataaaataCGTTCAATCATTGCAGAGACAAGTTGAG TTCCTCTCAATGAAGCTAGCTTCAGTTAATAGCAGACTGGATTTTAAGCTGGATAGTGTCATGTCCGAGGAT atATTTCAATCAAACAACAATTTTGCACATCCAATATCCACAATAGATTCCTGGGCATCTGCAGCCATTTTTGGGCAGCAGCAGCAGCAAAACCTTGCACTGCATAGCAATGTTTCTAATGGGACAATGACCCAATGCTCAGTGCAGCCAATGGATACTGCAATATGGCCCCAACTTCAACACCCAGTTACCTCCAATCAACTTCCCCTTAGctaa